The DNA segment TAAAAATAATGAAAATTATTTTAAAATTGAAAATTATAATTTTGAGATAAGATTAAAGAAATTGAAAGAAGAGGAGTTAATATATCTTTATAAAATTGAAAAGGAAGATAAATTAATTTTAAAATGTTTAAGTGGTGAAGGAAGAATTTTTCTTAGATTTTCATCAAACTTAAAACCTGAGATATCAAAATATTTTGATCCATATAGAAAAATTGGTGTTTTTGATGTAAAGCCACAAGATGAGATCATTTTTAATAAAATTAATAATGATTCATATTTTATTGAGTCTTCAGATGATAAAGTCATTATTTTAAAAGAAAAGATTTTTGACTATAATGGAGATAAATTTATAAATTTAATAGATTTTTACATTTTTTCAAAACACTTTGGAATTAATAAAGATTTTTCAACTTATAATAAAATCTTTGATATAGATTCAAATGGAACAATAAATGGAATTGATTTGGTTATTTTCTCTTCTAATTATGGTAAAACAAAAAAGGAGGATTAATAAAAATGGAGAGTTCTTTGATAAAAAAGATTGGACTAAAGATTCAAGAGATAAAAGAGGATGAAAGAGAAAAGTTTTTTAACCTAGAATTTATATTTAACTCTTTTAAAGAAACAAGTGGAGTTTTGTTATGGGAAAAAGAAAATAAATCCTATTTTGTTTACTTTTTAAATGGGAAACCTATTTTTAAAGTTTTTTATGAAGATTCAAGAAAAATAACTCAAGATGATGGGGAGAAACTTTTTTTAAATGAAAAAGATGGAATTATTTCTTTTTATAAAATTAATTCAAAGGCAATTATATCAATTTTATCAATTCATTTTGGTGAGATTTTATATAAAGATCTTGATTCAAAAATTGTTGATTTCTCTCAATTTTTAGATTCTCTTGGAGGAAAAAATATAACTGGTCTTTTGGTTATTAAAAATGAAAAAATTGAATTTTTAGTAATCTATGATGGAAAAATTCTTGATATTAAAGATGGTGAAATCTTTATGGAATCACCTCTTTCAACTGAAAGTGAATCAGCCTCTCTTCTTTCATTTGCAAAACTTCTTATGGCAAAAGACACATCAATAACTCTTTATTCTATAGATAAAAATAAGGAATTTAATGAGATAAGTTTGAATATTTTAAAATATGATATTAACAAATTAAAAGAGTTAATAAAAGAAGTTTTAAGAAAAATTTTAAAAGAAAAGATAAGAAAACTTGAAGATATGGTAGATTCAATAAAAACAAAAGAAGATATTGAAGAATTTATTAAAAAAAGTGATGACTTTATTTCTTCACTTTATAATAAAAAAATTTCTGAAGAGTGTAAAAATAGAATATTGGAGTTAATTTAATGACATCTTTACAATCAGTAATTCTTGGAATTATCCAAGGATTAACTGAATTTTTACCAGTATCTTCAACAGGACATATAATACTATTTTCTAAATTTTTAAATATTAAAGAACCACCAATTTTTTATGATTTAACACTTCATCTTGGAACTTTAATTGCAATATTTATTATTTTTTATCCATTCATAATAAAAAATATAAAAAATATTAAACTTATTATTTTGATTGTAATATCAACAATAACAACAGGGTTTTTTTACATAATTTTTAAAAATCCACTTGAAAGCACATTCTCAAATTTTAACCTCCTTCCAATATTTTTTATAATAACTTCAATTTATCTATTTCTCTTTTATCTTAAAAACAAGAGAACAAAATCTATTAAAGAGATAACTCTTTTAGATTCAATAATTATTGGAATATCTCAAGGTTTTGCAATAATTCCAGGAATTTCAAGAAGTGGCTTTACATTTATAACTGCACTTTTATTAGGAATAAAAGATGAAGATGCATTTAGATACTCTTTTCTCTTATCAATTCCTACAATTCTTGGTTCAACTATTTTAAAATATTTTGATTATGTTAAGAGTGGAGAGTTTTTTACTATGAATATATTTCTTTTAGGTTTTTTCGCCTCTTTAATTTTCGGAATAATAGCAATAATTCTTTTTAGAAGTTCAATTTTTAAAAGAAACTTTAGAGTTTATTCATTATATTTAATTATAATTTCAATTATAATAATTATTTGGTTTTGGTAAATATTAATTTTTTTAATAAAAAGGAGGGAAAGATGAGAGAACTTTTGTTAATTCCAGGTCCAACACCTGTAAATGAAGAGGTTCTAAAAGAGATCTCAAAACAACCAATTTCCCACATGAGTAAAGATTTTGGGGAGTATTTAAGAAGATGTGTAGAAGATTTAAGAGTTATCTTTGGAACAAAGAGCGGTCATGTTTTTATAATTCCTGGTTCTGGTACTATTGGTATGGAAATTGCAATTAAAAATTTTTTAGGAAAAGATGAAAAAGCTCTAGTTATTTCTCATGGATTTTTTGGAGATAGGTTTCTTGATATCTTAGAAGAGGATGGTTTTAGTTATGATAAAATACAGAGCATATGGGGAGAAGTTATTGATTTAAATATAATTTATGAAAAATTAAAAAAAGAACACTTCTCATTAATAACCATAACTCATGTTGATACTTCAACTGGAATTCTTGCTCCAATGGAAGATTATATGAAGGTTATAAAAGAGGTATCTCCAGATTCTCTTGTAGTTCTTGATGGAGTTTGTGCAACAGCAGGAGTTGAAGAAAAAATGGATGAATGGGGAGTTGATATTATATTAACAGGTTCTCAAAAAGCACTTGCAGTGCCACCAGGACTTGCTATTCTTGCTGTTTCAGAAAGAGCAATGAAAAAAAGAGAAAGTTTAGGAAAAATTGGATTTTATTATGGAGATCTTCTTCGTTGGAAACCAACAATTGAAGATGCAACAAAGTATTTTGCAACTCATAATACAAATTATACATTTGGATTAAAGAAATCTCTTGAAATAATCTTAAGTGAAGGTTTAGATAAGAGATATAAAAGACATTATGAAAACGCTTCATTTATTAGAGAACTTATGAAAGGAATTGGTTTTGAAGTTTTTGGAAACAAATCTTATCTTGCTCCAACTCTTTCACTTTTTATTTATCCAGATGGAATTGAAGATGAAAAATTTAGAAGTGACCTTAAATCAAAAGGTATAACTGTTGCAGCAGGAATAAAAGATCTTAGAGGAAAAGTTTTTAGAATGGGTCATATGGGTGAAGTAAAGAAAGAAGAACTTCAATATGCTTTTGAGGTAATTAAAGAAGTTGTAAAAAGATAAAAACTTATGATTGGACTTTGCTGGGAAGGGGGAGGAGCAAAAGGGGGGTTTGGGGTAAAATTTCTTTATTTATTAAAAAAAGATTACAAAGATTTAACATTTTCATCTCTTGCAGGAGTTTCGGTTGGTGGCATTAATATTGTACCGCTAATTTTTGATGATTTTGAATTTTTGATGAGTTTATGGAAATTAGTTAAAAGAGATGGAAGATTTATATATAAAAAATTTTTAAGTAGAGAATATGACACAACAAAATTTTATAAATTTGTAGAAATCTTAATAAAAAGAAAAAATTTTTTTGAAAAAATTAAAAACTCAGAAAAAACATTTCTTATTTTTTCAAAAATAAAAAATGGTAAACTTTTAATTTTTACAAACAAAAATTTGAATTTTGAAGATGCAGAAATAATAAAAATTGAAAAAGAGGAAGACTTAAAATATGCAATTCTTGGAACGAGTGCTATTCCAGTTATTTTTCCCGAAGTGAAATATAGAGATTGGATTTTAATTGATGGAGGAGTTGAACATACTTTTCCAATAAAATATCTTTTAAAAGTATCTAATGAAAATAAAATTTTAGGAATTCTTCATGAGAGCCCAGAAAGAAAATTTGTTTCAAATCCAATTAAAGCATTATTTTCACCATTTGCTTATCTTGTTGATAAAATTACATTTGGAATAACTCAAAAAGATTTAGAGGGTTTAATTAAAATAGATGAAAATATTTATGAGTTTGAAAAAAGAAGAATATTTTTAATATATCCAGAAGAGCCTCTTCCTGAAGCTTTAAACTTTTCTTCAAAAGCAATAGAAAAAACATTTTTAATTGCCGAAAAAACCTATTTTAAATTGAAAGATAAAATAATTGAGTTTATAAAGTAGTTATATAAAATATTGAAATTTTGTCTACTTTAGAGTAGACTACTTTAGAGTAGACTATTTGGAGGTCAGGAATTATGTTTATAGATAGAGAGCAGGAACTAGATTATTTAGAAAAATCATATAGAAAAGAAGAATCTCAGTTTATTGTAATATATGGCAAAAGAAGAGTTGGAAAAACTGAATTAATTAAACAATTTATTAAAAATAAACCCCACATATATTTTCTTGCACAAAAAATTAGTGAATATGATAATTTAAAAATATTGGGCAGACTGGTTGGAGATTTTTTTAATGACAAAATTTTAAAAATTTCTGGATTTTTAAATTGGCAATTATTTTTTGAATATTTAAATGATAAGATAAAAAATAAGATTATAATTGTGATAGATGAATTTCCTTATTTAGCAGAGATAAATAAAGGAATATCATCAATTTTTCAAGCAGGATGGGATGAGTATTTAAAACAAAAACCAATATTTCTTATCTTGTGTGGTTCAAGTATAGGAATGATGGAAAAAGAGATTCTTTACTATAAAGCTCCATTATATGGAAGAAGAACAGGTCAAATTTTCTTAAAACCATTCGATTTTTATAATTCATCTAAATTTTATCCAAATCTATCTTTTGATGAAAAAATTAATTTTTATTCGATAACGGGTGGAAATCCATCATACTTATTAAAATTTAATGAAAAAAAGTCTCTTAAAGAAAATATTAAAGAGAATTTATTAACACCTCAATCTGAACTTTATAATGAAGTTGAGTTTATTCTAAGGGAAGAGTTAAGAGAACCAAGAAATTATTTTTCAATAATAAAGGCAATATCTTTAGGAAAAACAAAAATCAGTGAAATAATAAATGAAACTGGATTTCAAAAAAGTATAATTCATAAATATTTATTTGTTCTTGAAGATCTGCAAATTATAAAAAAGGAGATTCCAGTTACTGAAAAAAATCCATTAAAATCAAGAAAAGGTATATATAAAATTGAAGATCAATTCTTTAAATTTTGGTTCAGATATATCTTACCAAATAAAAGTTTAATAGAAGAAGGAGAAATAGAGAAAGTTTTAAATTTAATTTTAGATGATTTTAATATTTTTGTCTCAGAAGTCTATGAAAGTGTTGCTATAGATATTTTAAAATCTTACAAATATTTATTTTTTGATTTTGATAAAATCGGAAAATGGTGGGATAAGAATGAGGAAATAGACATAGTTGCATTTTCTGAAAAGGAAAACAAAATTTTATTTGGTGAAGTAAAATGGACAAATAAACCAATTGGAATTAATATTTTTGAAGAATTAAAAAGAAAATCAAGACTTGTGGATTGGAATATAAATAAAAGATTAGAATATTTTTGTATTTTTTCAAAGAGTGGTTTTACAGATGAGTTAATAAAGATTGCAAAAAAAGAAAAAATTTTTCTTTTTCATAAAGATAATTTAATTTAAGTTTTATAATTGTTATAATTTTTTTATGGAGGTGAATTATGAAACTAAAAGGAAAAAGGGTTGCGCTTTTTGTTGAGAAATTATACAATGAGCATGAATTTTGGTATCCATATTATAGGTTCAAAGAAGAGGGTGCTGAGGTTAAAGTTATCGCTCCAAACATTGAAATTTATCATGGAAAATATGGTGGTCTTCCAGTTAAACCAGAATTGACAAGTAAAGAAATAGATACAAAAGATTTTGATGCAGTTTTTATTCCTGGTGGTTATTGTCCAGATTATCTCAGAGCACATAAATCTGTGACTGATTTTGTAAGAAAAATGTATGAAGAGGGAAAAGTTGTGGCATCAATTTGTCATGGTGCATGGGTTTTAATTTCAGCAGGAATAACAAAAGGAAAGAAAATAACATCAACTCCTACAATAAAAGATGATGTTATAAATTCAGGAGCAGAATTTGTTGATAAAGAGGTTGTTGTTGATGGAAATATAATAACTTCAAGAACTCCAGATGACCTTCCATTTATGCTTCCAGAGATTATAAAGAAATTATCAAAATAATAATTGAAAAAATTTGACTTTAGAATAATATTACTAATTATTTTTCTTATTTTTATTTTAATTGGCATTTTTAACAAAGAATATCTTGAAGTCCTTAAAAATGCAGTATTAATTTGTTTTTCATGCATTGGAATTCAATAAAAAATTTTTTTACAGATAAAAAAAGAAAAATAACTCAGTTTATTTTTTTAATTTTGTTTAATATTCCATTTTTATCTCCATTTTTAAAAAGAGTTCCAATGCCAGTTTTACATTGTTATTCATGTCCTTTAGCCTCTTTTGCTTGTCCAGTTGGAACTATTCAACATCTTATTGTTGTTAGAGATTTTCCATTTTATACACTTGGAGTAATCTCTTTTATTTATATTTTTTTAGGAAAACTTTCATGTGGATTTATGTGTCCATTTGGATTTTTCCAAGATCTTCTTTTTAAAATAAAAACTCGGTTTAAGATTAAACCAAAAATAAAAAACCTATTATTAGTAAAATATGGAGTTCTTTTTTCACTTGTTATATTGGGTCCTTTAATTTTTTATGAAACACTTTTTTGTAAAGTTTGCCCTGCTGGAACACTTACTGCTGGAATACCTCAAGTTATAATTAATCCATCTCTGAGAGGTTTAATTGGTCCTCTTTATATATCTAAAATAGTTGTCCTTTTATTTTTTATCATTTGGTTTATTTTTGAAGAAAGGCCATTTTGTAATTACTTATGCCCTCTTGGTGGATTCATTGGTGTATTTAATAAAATATCTTATTTAAAAATTGAGGTAAATTTAGAAAAGTGTATAAAGTGTTTTAAATGTGAAAAAATTTGTCCATTTTCAATAACAACTTTTAAAGATCCAAATAATATAAATTGTATAAGATGTGGTAAATGTATTGATATATGTCCAACTGTAGCACTCTCTTTTAAATTCAATAAAAAAAATTATAATTAAATAAATGGAAGTCAAGAAAAAATTAGGAGACATTTTATTAGAAAGAGGAGTATTAACAAAAGAACAACTAGAAGACGCTTTAAAGGAGCAAGAGAAAACAGGTGTTCCTCTTGGTCAAATTTTAATTGATAGAGGAATTATATCACCTGGAGTTTTGGGAGAAATATTATCTATTCAATCAGGAATTGAATATAAACCAGTTTCAGAAATATATATTTCCCCCGATTCAATAAATTTAATTCCTGAAGCAACAATTAAAGAAAAAAAGGTATTTCCAATAAGAAAAGAAGAAGACACTCTTTATATTGCAATTCTTCCTCCAGTAAATCCAATTGTTCTTGATGATATAAAGGCAATGACAGGTTTAAAAATAAAACCAATTATTGTTACTGATACAGAGTTTCAAAGATTATTAAATCAATATTTTAATATAAAATCTTTTGCTTCAAAAACTCTTCAAGGTTTAAGAAGAGAAGAGAGAGAAAATGAATTAATAACAGTTGAAACTCCAATTGTAAAATTTGTAAATACAGTTATAAATGATGCTATAAGTCAAAATGCATCTGATATACATTTTGACCCATATCCAGAATTTACAAGAGTAAGATATAGAATTGATGGAATGCTTCATGACACAATGAACATTCCTGCAGGAGTTGATGATCAAGTTTTATCAAGAATAAAAATTATGGCTGGAATGGATATTGCAGAAAAAAGAAGACCTCAAGATGGAAGATTTTCAATGAAAATAAAAGACAAAGATTATGATTTTAGAGTTTCTTCAATAGGAACTCGCTTTGGAGAAAAATTAGAGATAAGAATTTTAAATAAAGCAAGAGTTTTAATTGAATTAGGTAGATTAGGTTTAAATGAAAAGCAACAAAAAATTTATGAAAAAATAATAAAAAATCCTTATGGAATGGTTTTAGTTACTGGACCAACTGGTTCAGGAAAAACAACAACTCTTTATGCAACACTAAACAAGTTAAACACTCCTGAAAAAAGTATTTTTACTATTGAAGACCCTATTGAGTATGATCTTCCAGGAGTAATTCAGATGCAAGTAAATCCTAAAGCAGGTCTTACATTTTCAACTGGTTTAAGAAGTATATTAAGACTTGACCCAGATATTATAATGGTTGGAGAGATAAGAGATATTGACACTGCAAAAATTGCAGTTGAAGCAGCACTTACAGGCCATCTTGTTTTTTCAACACTTCACACAAATGATGCGCCATCAACTCTTGTAAGACTTCTTGATATTGGAATAGAACCATATTTAATATCATCTGTTATGATTGGAGTTGTTGCTCAAAGATTAGTTAGAACAATTTGTCCATCATGTAAAATTGATTACAAACCAACAAAAGAAGAGTTAGAAATTGTTTTTGGAAGAGTGCCTGAAAGAGAAATTAAATTTAAAAGAGGAAAAGGTTGCCCTGAATGCAATTATACAGGTTATAGAGGAAGAACTGGAGTTTTTGAAGTTTTACCTATAACAAAAAATTTAAGAGACCTTATAAAAGGAAGAGAATCAACTGATACATTAAGATATGAAGCAGAAAAAGAGGGAATGGTTCCACTTATAAATGCTGGCTTTGAAAAAGTTTTAAATGGAACTACTACTCTTGAAGAGGTTTTAAGAGTAATAAGGATAGAAGAATGAGAGTAAAGTATCTTGGAAGAGATAGGGAAGGGAACCCTGTAAGGGGAGAAATTGAAGCAAATGACCTTAAAGAAGCAAAAGAAATTCTTCAAACAAGAGGAATTTATATTATTGATTTAAAAGAGCTAAAGACAAGAGAGTTTTCTATACAAAAATTAAAACCACAAGAATTAATTTTTTTATCAAGACAACTATCACTTTTACTTCGTTCAGGTGTCACAATAATTCAATCGCTTGAAATAATTCAAGAGAATATAAAAAATAAAAATTTTAGAAATGTAATTCAAAAATTAAGAGAGCATATTTTAGGAGGCGAATCTCTTTCTGAAAGTTTAAGAAATTTTAAAGGTGTTTTTCCAGAAATTTTCATTGAGGTTGTAAGAGTTGGTGAGTTTACTGGTAATCTTGATGAAGTTCTTTTAAGAATTTCAGATTTTCTTGAAAAAGAAGAGGAGTTAAGAAGAAAGGTAAAAAATGCTTTAATTTATCCTGAAATTGTTGTTGGAACAATAATAGTTGCAATTATATTTCTTCTTTTAACAATAGTCCCAATTTTTGTAAATCTATTTACTAGTTCTGGTGTTAAGCTTCCATTACCAACAAGAATACTAATTGGAATTTCAAATGGAATAAAAAATTATTGGTGGATTATTTTACCAGTAATAATTATAATTGTTTTTCTTTTTAATTTATATAGAAGAACAAAAAGTGGCAAAAAACAAATTGATACTCTCCTTTTTAAAATGCCAACAATTATTGGTAAAATATATAGAGAAAATATTTTTTTAAGAATATCTCATACACTTGAAACTTTAATTAGAAGTGGAATTCCACTTGGAGATTCATTTGAATTACTTTCTCGTGTTAGCGGAAATGAGGTTATAAGAGAAAGTTTAATAAACACAAGAGAGAAAGTGATGGCTGGAATGAGTATTAGTAGAGCAATGCTTGAAGAGAAAATCTTTCCAATGCTTTTTGTAAGGATGATTTCTGTTGGTGAAGCTGGAGGTAATCTTGAAGAGGTCCTTTCACAAATGGAAAGATATTTTGAAAGTGAACTTGATAATGATATAAAAAGATTTATTGCACTTCTTGAACCAGCATTAACAATAATTTTAGGAATTTTAGTTGCATTTATAGCATTTTCAATTTATCTTCCTCTTTTTGATATGGTAAGACTAATTAAAGGTGGGGGTTAAAAATAAGGTATTGAGATTGATAAATTAAAATTTATAAATTCTTTTGATTCAGTATAGGATAGATTATTAATAGATATAAATTTATTTAAATTTTCTATATAATCTAAAAATTTATAAAAACCTTCTAAATTTCCATCAAAAGTTATATATAAATCTATATTAAAATAGTTCTTATTCTCTAATATTCTTTTTTCTTCACTTATTGACATATCAATATTTTTAAGTCCAAAGTTTGACATTGTTAAAGGAAGAGTTGAGATAAATTTTTCAGTCTCATCTTTTTTAAAAAGTTTATTTTGAGTTTCTTCTAAATAAATCTTTATATTTTCACTTTCCTTACTCATAGTGTTTAGCATAACAAAATTTTCACTTTTATTTTGAAGTTCTTGAGATTTAGAATTTAGTAAATTTATATTTTTTCTCCAAATAATAAACTCATATCCAACAAAAACTACAAAAATAAAAATTTCAATAATTAAGACATATAAAAGTTTTTTTATTGTTTTCTTTATTTTTGGAACATACTCTTTTATCATTTTTTAACTCCTAAAATTTCAATTGTTGTAAAAGAGATGCCATCTGAGGACCTATCTATTCCTCTTAAATTTATTTCATTAAAAATTTCACTTGTTTCTAATCTTCTTCTAAATTCATAAATTGATGCAATACTTTTTGAACTTATTTTTAAAGAGAAATTTAATTCATTAGAGAAACTAAAATTTAAAATTGTTATTTCTTGAGGTTTCCTCTTAATAATTTCATCTAAATAATATTTTAAATTTACAATTTTATAATTTGATAAAATATCTTCAAGCTCTTTTTTCTTTGTATTTAACTCTTTATATTCAACTTCAATTCCTTTTAAATTTTCAAGAGACCTTTCAACATTTTGTAAATTTGAGTTTATACTTTTTATAGATTCATTTGTAAGAGAAATAGAGTTAATTAAATAAATTGATAGTCCAATTAAAAGAAATGCAAGTAAAATAGATGATAAAATAAGGAAGAAAACTTTTACTTCATCTTTTCTTTTTTCAAGGATATCTTTTGGAATTAAATTGATTTTTAATTTATCCTCAAGATTAAAAAGAGATAATCCAATTGGTGTTGAAAAGTAATATTCTCTTTGAGGCAAAATCTCACCTAAAATTGTCTCAATTCCAAATCTTTGTTTTATTTCATCAAAAATTTCATTTGCTCCTTTATCTATTCCAGATAAAATAATTCTTTCAATTGGCTTTTTCTCTTCTCTTGAAAAGTAAGATATTGTATTTGAAATTTCATTTAAAAAGAGCATTTTATTTTCATTTAAATTATCTAAACCAATATCAAACTCTCTAAATTGATTTATCTCTCCATCAAAAAAGTAAATTAATGTTGTTTTTTTAAAACTTATATAAACAAAAACTCCACTTCCTTTAAAAAGGTCTTTTTTGAAAATTTTAGTTGCTCTAAAAGAGGAAATAGAAGGAAGGTCAACATTTTTAACTTCTAATCCTAAAGAACTTAAAAATTTAATGTGATTTTCAACTAAACTTCTTGGTGAAGCAACAATAAGATATCTTCCCCTATTTTCTTCAATTTTTAATCTAAAAATATTAACTATTGGAAAATCTCCTTCAAATATTTTGTAGGTACTTAACTCATCAATAACAATTTTTTTAAGGTCTTCTTCTGGCATAAGAGGATAATAATTCACTCTTACAAAAACATCTTCATCAGGAATTGAAAATGATGTTAACCTTGTTTTGACTTTGCTTTCTTTTAAAAATTTTTTTATTTTTGTTTTTATATCTTTATCATAAATATTTCCTATATAACCTTCCCTAATATTTATTATAGAAACTTTTCCTTTTCTTACTCTACTTTCAACTAATTTTGCACCATCTTTTGTTAATGTTAATCCTAAAACTCTTTCCATTTTTACTTCACATTTCTTAATTTTACCATTGTTGTCAAACTAAATTCAGGGTTAATGGTGCCTTGTGGTACCTGTCTTGGTGAACCTTTTATTGAAATTTCAACCAATCTTACCTTATCAGGTTGACCATATGGAAGAGAATTATTTTTTTCATCATAATATTTAAAACTTAATTCTAAATAAATAGATTCACTTACAGGTGTCTCAGGATTGTTATAATATGGGGTATATTTTTTTCCAAAATCATCTGTTCTTACAATAAATCCATTATCTAATTCATAAACAATTTTTCTTGTTTTTGTTTCTATTGAAATAATAAATCCAATTGATTTTTCCTCTGAAATAAAAATTGAATTTGCTTGTCTTAAAAGAGTTTCTATTTC comes from the Caldisericia bacterium genome and includes:
- a CDS encoding undecaprenyl-diphosphate phosphatase, encoding MTSLQSVILGIIQGLTEFLPVSSTGHIILFSKFLNIKEPPIFYDLTLHLGTLIAIFIIFYPFIIKNIKNIKLIILIVISTITTGFFYIIFKNPLESTFSNFNLLPIFFIITSIYLFLFYLKNKRTKSIKEITLLDSIIIGISQGFAIIPGISRSGFTFITALLLGIKDEDAFRYSFLLSIPTILGSTILKYFDYVKSGEFFTMNIFLLGFFASLIFGIIAIILFRSSIFKRNFRVYSLYLIIISIIIIIWFW
- a CDS encoding alanine--glyoxylate aminotransferase family protein, with the protein product MRELLLIPGPTPVNEEVLKEISKQPISHMSKDFGEYLRRCVEDLRVIFGTKSGHVFIIPGSGTIGMEIAIKNFLGKDEKALVISHGFFGDRFLDILEEDGFSYDKIQSIWGEVIDLNIIYEKLKKEHFSLITITHVDTSTGILAPMEDYMKVIKEVSPDSLVVLDGVCATAGVEEKMDEWGVDIILTGSQKALAVPPGLAILAVSERAMKKRESLGKIGFYYGDLLRWKPTIEDATKYFATHNTNYTFGLKKSLEIILSEGLDKRYKRHYENASFIRELMKGIGFEVFGNKSYLAPTLSLFIYPDGIEDEKFRSDLKSKGITVAAGIKDLRGKVFRMGHMGEVKKEELQYAFEVIKEVVKR
- a CDS encoding patatin-like phospholipase family protein; this translates as MIGLCWEGGGAKGGFGVKFLYLLKKDYKDLTFSSLAGVSVGGINIVPLIFDDFEFLMSLWKLVKRDGRFIYKKFLSREYDTTKFYKFVEILIKRKNFFEKIKNSEKTFLIFSKIKNGKLLIFTNKNLNFEDAEIIKIEKEEDLKYAILGTSAIPVIFPEVKYRDWILIDGGVEHTFPIKYLLKVSNENKILGILHESPERKFVSNPIKALFSPFAYLVDKITFGITQKDLEGLIKIDENIYEFEKRRIFLIYPEEPLPEALNFSSKAIEKTFLIAEKTYFKLKDKIIEFIK
- a CDS encoding ATP-binding protein translates to MFIDREQELDYLEKSYRKEESQFIVIYGKRRVGKTELIKQFIKNKPHIYFLAQKISEYDNLKILGRLVGDFFNDKILKISGFLNWQLFFEYLNDKIKNKIIIVIDEFPYLAEINKGISSIFQAGWDEYLKQKPIFLILCGSSIGMMEKEILYYKAPLYGRRTGQIFLKPFDFYNSSKFYPNLSFDEKINFYSITGGNPSYLLKFNEKKSLKENIKENLLTPQSELYNEVEFILREELREPRNYFSIIKAISLGKTKISEIINETGFQKSIIHKYLFVLEDLQIIKKEIPVTEKNPLKSRKGIYKIEDQFFKFWFRYILPNKSLIEEGEIEKVLNLILDDFNIFVSEVYESVAIDILKSYKYLFFDFDKIGKWWDKNEEIDIVAFSEKENKILFGEVKWTNKPIGINIFEELKRKSRLVDWNINKRLEYFCIFSKSGFTDELIKIAKKEKIFLFHKDNLI
- a CDS encoding type 1 glutamine amidotransferase → MKLKGKRVALFVEKLYNEHEFWYPYYRFKEEGAEVKVIAPNIEIYHGKYGGLPVKPELTSKEIDTKDFDAVFIPGGYCPDYLRAHKSVTDFVRKMYEEGKVVASICHGAWVLISAGITKGKKITSTPTIKDDVINSGAEFVDKEVVVDGNIITSRTPDDLPFMLPEIIKKLSK
- a CDS encoding 4Fe-4S binding protein, producing the protein MHWNSIKNFFTDKKRKITQFIFLILFNIPFLSPFLKRVPMPVLHCYSCPLASFACPVGTIQHLIVVRDFPFYTLGVISFIYIFLGKLSCGFMCPFGFFQDLLFKIKTRFKIKPKIKNLLLVKYGVLFSLVILGPLIFYETLFCKVCPAGTLTAGIPQVIINPSLRGLIGPLYISKIVVLLFFIIWFIFEERPFCNYLCPLGGFIGVFNKISYLKIEVNLEKCIKCFKCEKICPFSITTFKDPNNINCIRCGKCIDICPTVALSFKFNKKNYN
- a CDS encoding ATPase, T2SS/T4P/T4SS family — its product is MEVKKKLGDILLERGVLTKEQLEDALKEQEKTGVPLGQILIDRGIISPGVLGEILSIQSGIEYKPVSEIYISPDSINLIPEATIKEKKVFPIRKEEDTLYIAILPPVNPIVLDDIKAMTGLKIKPIIVTDTEFQRLLNQYFNIKSFASKTLQGLRREERENELITVETPIVKFVNTVINDAISQNASDIHFDPYPEFTRVRYRIDGMLHDTMNIPAGVDDQVLSRIKIMAGMDIAEKRRPQDGRFSMKIKDKDYDFRVSSIGTRFGEKLEIRILNKARVLIELGRLGLNEKQQKIYEKIIKNPYGMVLVTGPTGSGKTTTLYATLNKLNTPEKSIFTIEDPIEYDLPGVIQMQVNPKAGLTFSTGLRSILRLDPDIIMVGEIRDIDTAKIAVEAALTGHLVFSTLHTNDAPSTLVRLLDIGIEPYLISSVMIGVVAQRLVRTICPSCKIDYKPTKEELEIVFGRVPEREIKFKRGKGCPECNYTGYRGRTGVFEVLPITKNLRDLIKGRESTDTLRYEAEKEGMVPLINAGFEKVLNGTTTLEEVLRVIRIEE
- a CDS encoding type II secretion system F family protein, coding for MRVKYLGRDREGNPVRGEIEANDLKEAKEILQTRGIYIIDLKELKTREFSIQKLKPQELIFLSRQLSLLLRSGVTIIQSLEIIQENIKNKNFRNVIQKLREHILGGESLSESLRNFKGVFPEIFIEVVRVGEFTGNLDEVLLRISDFLEKEEELRRKVKNALIYPEIVVGTIIVAIIFLLLTIVPIFVNLFTSSGVKLPLPTRILIGISNGIKNYWWIILPVIIIIVFLFNLYRRTKSGKKQIDTLLFKMPTIIGKIYRENIFLRISHTLETLIRSGIPLGDSFELLSRVSGNEVIRESLINTREKVMAGMSISRAMLEEKIFPMLFVRMISVGEAGGNLEEVLSQMERYFESELDNDIKRFIALLEPALTIILGILVAFIAFSIYLPLFDMVRLIKGGG
- the pilO gene encoding type 4a pilus biogenesis protein PilO translates to MIKEYVPKIKKTIKKLLYVLIIEIFIFVVFVGYEFIIWRKNINLLNSKSQELQNKSENFVMLNTMSKESENIKIYLEETQNKLFKKDETEKFISTLPLTMSNFGLKNIDMSISEEKRILENKNYFNIDLYITFDGNLEGFYKFLDYIENLNKFISINNLSYTESKEFINFNLSISIPYF
- a CDS encoding prepilin-type N-terminal cleavage/methylation domain-containing protein, with the protein product MRKGFTIIEIVIAMLIIGILIVPIVLFFNQTIKNYTVGKPYPKTVEVVTDAINEIETLLRQANSIFISEEKSIGFIISIETKTRKIVYELDNGFIVRTDDFGKKYTPYYNNPETPVSESIYLELSFKYYDEKNNSLPYGQPDKVRLVEISIKGSPRQVPQGTINPEFSLTTMVKLRNVK